Proteins from a single region of Mytilus trossulus isolate FHL-02 chromosome 2, PNRI_Mtr1.1.1.hap1, whole genome shotgun sequence:
- the LOC134706166 gene encoding complement C1q tumor necrosis factor-related protein 7-like, whose protein sequence is MMIQMENTIHGLSTRLAEKDKEVLALQNTTHILTETNAQKDRLVLQLSSNLTVLQFEGRRIAFHARMSTDKTHLASFATVKFETVVTNEGQAYSPVTGVFTCPQDGTYSFSWTLITLAGNWCNTEFVVDGNIIAYTHDEANSSTDHKTSSQSAVVLLKKGNKTWIRAYRSQAGRCYPTWSSYSGFKV, encoded by the exons ATGATGATTCAAATGGAAAACACTATACATGGCCTTTCTACCAGACTTGCTGAAAAGGACAAAGAG GTATTAGCTCTTCAAAACACAACACACATACTGACAGAAACGAATGCACAGAAAGATAGACTTGTATTACAGTTGTCAAGTAATTTAACTGTACTACAGTTTGAAG GAAGACGTATTGCTTTCCATGCAAGAATGTCAACCGACAAGACACATCTTGCTTCATTCGCCACAGTGAAGTTTGAGACGGTAGTAACAAACGAAGGTCAAGCCTATAGTCCCGTCACAGGTGTGTTTACCTGTCCTCAAGATGGAACTTATAGTTTCTCTTGGACATTAATAACACTAGCCGGTAATTGGTGCAACACCGAGTTTGTCGTAGATGGCAATATCATAGCCTATACTCACGACGAGGCTAACAGTTCTACTGATCATAAAACTTCATCTCAAAGTGCGGTTGTTCTTTTGAAGAAAGGAAATAAAACTTGGATACGAGCTTATAGATCCCAGGCAGGGAGGTGTTATCCCACGTGGTCGTCTTACTCTGGTTTTAAAGTGTGa